Proteins found in one Magnolia sinica isolate HGM2019 chromosome 5, MsV1, whole genome shotgun sequence genomic segment:
- the LOC131246548 gene encoding uncharacterized protein LOC131246548 isoform X5 — translation MGKTVAVCQVGGKFLMNNDGSMSYTGGEAHAIPVVPDMKFDEFKSEIAEMCNRDMSTLSIKYFLPSNRRTLITISNDKNMQRMIDFHEDSATIDVFVLDGEVVAQNALKTVNNRARKAASGTKRRTTATDPIIPTAATIYTISGDRTARTLSVNPITPIATIITAFGNDKGPGLSSSTDNLIMGVGQEFNSAHDFRDALRMYAISKGFIFVYMKNENTRVTAKCKAAACPWRVHASRLSTVQKFKIKTINNVHTCGGGVGKNGHPHASRRWVASIIRDKIRDKPDYKPAEIVNDIYREYGVNLKYHQAWRGKEIAQEQLQDSCAEAYNQLPWLCERIRETNPGSHVTLIMTDESRFHRLFISFHASQHGFENGCRPLILLDGRSLRDKCQGTLLAAASVDGDDAIFPIAFAIVDSESYNSWHWFLDELKLAVSTNRTITFVSNTRNGLEEAVPQVFKDSYHAYSLHHLTEDFERVLVGPSQMVKDALVDEFKQAAYSCSINDFNACIESIQNASHDAATWVLESKHEHWSNAFFRGSRYNHVSSNIAELFFGWISDERELSIIQTVDMIRCKIMEIIYTRREASSSWSTILTPSMEQRLEMEISNSSLLSVLLSSGSVFEVQDDTVNIVDIETWSCSCQRWKISGLPCIHAAAVFNHTGRNMYDYCSRFFTVDCYRLTYLESIYPIPDIGKPVNKDSNSQMIVHPPHIHRPHRLRGRPKKKWTESLDPSKKLRLQNCSRCGGSGHNKLRCRELKQ, via the exons ATGGGGAAAACTGTTGCTGTTTGCCAGGTTGGTGGCAAGTTTTTGATGAACAATGATGGGTCTATGTCATATACTGGTGGAGAAGCACATGCAATACCGGTTGTTCCCGACATGAAATTTGATGAATTCAAGTCTGAGATAGCTGAAATGTGCAATCGTGACATGAGTACCTTATCCATCAAGTACTTCCTCCCAAGCAACAGACGGACTCTGATCACGATATCCAATGACAAGAACATGCAGCGCATGATTGATTTTCATGAGGATTCAGCAACTATCGATGTTTTTGTTTTGGATGGAGAGGTTGTTGCTCAGAATGCTTTGAAAACGGTTAACAACAG GGCAAGAAAAGCTGCAAGTGGGACCAAGAGAAGGACGACGGCCACTGATCCAATCATTCCAACTGCCGCCACCATTTATACCATCAGTGGTGATAGGACTGCAAGAACTCTATCTGTCAACCCAATCACCCCAATTGCCACCATCATTACCGCCTTCGGCAATGATAAGGGGCCAGGACTGTCCAGTTCAACTGACAACCTTATCATGGGCGTGGGCCAAGAGTTTAACAGCGCCCATGACTTCCGCGATGCATTACGCATGTACGCCATCTCGAAAGGGTTCATCTTTGTGTACATGAAGAATGAAAACACCCGTGTGACCGCCAAATGTAAAGCCGCGGCTTGCCCATGGCGGGTGCACGCTTCCAGACTTTCAACCGTGCAGAAGTTCAAGATTAAAACGATAAACAATGTGCATACGTGTGGAGGTGGGGTCGGCAAAAACGGTCATCCTCATGCGTCAAGGCGCTGGGTTGCAAGCATTATAAGAGACAAGATAAGAGATAAACCAGATTATAAACCAGCAGAAATTGTGAATGACATATATCGGGAGTATGGAGTCAATCTGAAGTATCATCAGGCATGGCGTGGGAAGGAGATAGCCCAGGAGCAGCTTCAAGACTCCTGCGCGGAAGCGTATAATCAGTTGCCTTGGTTGTGCGAGAGGATAAGGGAGACAAATCCGGGcagtcatgtaactttgataatGACAGACGAGTCAAGGTTTCATCGCCTTTTTATCTCTTTCCATGCTTCGCAGCATGGTTTCGAGAATGGTTGCCGCCCCCTCATTCTTCTTGATGGGAGATCTCTAAGAGATAAATGCCAAGGGACATTGTTAGCTGCGGCATCAGTCGATGGGGACGATGCTATCTTTCCCATCGCCTTTGCTATAGTGGATTCTGAGTCTTACAATAGTTGGCATTGGTTTTTGGATGAATTGAAATTGGCAGTGTCAACAAATCGGACCATAACGTTTGTATCCAATACACGTAATGGTTTGGAGGAGGCCGTGCCACAGGTTTTCAAGGACAGCTATCACGCCTACTCTCTACATCACCTTACCGAGGACTTCGAGCGGGTGTTGGTGGGTCCATCACAGATGGTGAAGGATGCACTGGTTGATGAGTTTAAACAGGCTGCTTATTCATGCAGCATTAACGATTTCAATGCTTGCATTGAGAGCATCCAAAATGCTTCCCATGATGCTGCTACATGGGTCTTGGAAAGCAAACATGAACATTGGTCGAATGCATTCTTTAGAGGCTCGCGATACAACCATGTATCTTCAAACATTGCAGAGTTGTTCTTCGGTTGGATATCAGATGAGCGAGAGTTATCGATAATACAGACGGTCGACATGATACGGTGTAAGATAATGGAAATTATCTACACGCGTCGAGAGGCTTCAAGCTCATGGTCTACAATTCTCACACCCTCGATGGAACAAAGGCTAGAGATGGAGATATCCAACTCAAGCTTGCTCAGCGTGTTGCTCTCTTCAGGGAGTGTGTTTGAAGTCCAGGACGATACGGTGAATATCGTGGACATCGAGACATGGAGTTGCTCCTGCCAGAGATGGAAGATATCCGGGTTGCCATGCATTCACGCAGCTGCAGTTTTCAATCACACAGGTAGGAATATGTATGATTACTGTTCAAGATTCTTCACGGTCGATTGTTACCGGTTAACATACTTGGAATCGATCTACCCAATACCTGATATTGGAAAACCAGTAAATAAAGATTCCAACTCCCAGATGATTGTACATCCACCCCACATACACCGGCCACACCGTTTGCGTGGCAGGCCAAAGAAGAAGTGGACGGAATCGCTCGATCCAAGTAAGAAGCTAAGGCTACAAAATTGCAGTAGGTGCGGCGGGTCCGGGCACAATAAGTTGAGGTGCAGAGAGCTAAAACAGTGA